A window of the Luoshenia tenuis genome harbors these coding sequences:
- a CDS encoding SpoIIIAH-like family protein produces the protein MSKINRKTIVVTSLVVLLVITSYINYQFNQPDDQSASLPQATPSAVTSTDTAQGEENEDTQEAAAQAVGFKIAEYKAERETVRKTEIEHLDQIINDDQTDQATLKSAQEQKMGIVSNMEKEVTIEGLLQAKGFEQTVVSLHDESANVIVKQDGLTSAQVAQIVEVVQRESSQKPENIKIIPAK, from the coding sequence ATGTCCAAAATCAACCGCAAGACCATCGTCGTAACCAGCCTGGTAGTGCTGCTGGTCATTACCAGCTACATCAATTATCAATTTAACCAGCCCGATGACCAAAGCGCCTCGCTGCCGCAGGCCACGCCCAGTGCGGTCACATCCACGGATACCGCCCAGGGAGAGGAAAATGAGGACACGCAGGAAGCCGCCGCCCAGGCCGTTGGATTTAAGATCGCCGAATACAAGGCCGAGCGCGAGACCGTCCGCAAGACCGAGATCGAACATCTGGATCAGATCATCAACGACGACCAGACCGACCAGGCTACATTGAAGAGCGCACAGGAGCAAAAGATGGGCATCGTTTCCAATATGGAAAAAGAAGTCACCATCGAAGGGCTGCTCCAGGCCAAGGGATTTGAGCAGACCGTGGTCTCCCTGCACGATGAATCCGCCAACGTCATCGTCAAACAAGATGGGTTGACCAGCGCGCAGGTGGCGCAGATCGTCGAGGTCGTTCAGCGCGAATCCAGTCAGAAACCCGAAAATATTAAGATTATCCCGGCAAAATAA
- a CDS encoding stage III sporulation protein AF yields the protein MQAWLGGWLRDILVAAMLAAIVEAVAPEGKIKPLVRFASGVLIVAILVQGSLSLVSLPFSELVAVQTSAQPAQRQDYAEAYAAQVRQILGAYPDFEDGEIEVHCNGADVTGITLRLQGAAQIIGDSFGQAGIKETLAGIYNIPEDAITIE from the coding sequence ATGCAGGCTTGGCTTGGCGGATGGCTGAGGGATATTCTGGTCGCAGCGATGCTGGCAGCCATCGTGGAGGCGGTGGCGCCGGAGGGGAAGATCAAACCGCTGGTCCGCTTTGCCAGCGGCGTTTTGATCGTAGCCATACTGGTACAGGGCAGCCTGTCGCTGGTCAGCCTCCCCTTTAGCGAACTGGTAGCGGTGCAGACCAGTGCGCAGCCAGCGCAGAGGCAGGATTATGCCGAAGCCTACGCGGCGCAGGTCCGGCAAATACTCGGCGCCTATCCGGATTTTGAAGATGGAGAAATAGAGGTGCACTGTAACGGCGCCGATGTCACCGGTATAACCCTCCGTTTGCAGGGCGCGGCACAAATTATAGGGGACAGTTTCGGACAGGCAGGCATAAAAGAGACCTTGGCCGGAATATATAACATACCAGAAGACGCCATCACCATAGAATAA
- a CDS encoding stage III sporulation protein AE, whose translation MKRRTAKAILILLVLGMVLLPPQSAAAAPDAGLRQDAQAQLDTLPLAPLEEYWQQLPPEAQQALPEGIRPLIEGEMQGGAQDGETALDFLKDYALNAWPQMRNFCVQLIAIVILSAVANAMQSGLRTGQSTNLVSLCTYACAMCLIIAQIASLSVDTAKTIGQIGQWMELITPVLTILLVGLGGAVTSGIFQPLTLLLSGGIIQTIANLVLPLTMASTAATVISHFAPKDMISKLPKLLLSLTKWTIGIVMTVFLAVMAIKGLGAASADGISLRTARYAAGSAIPVVGTMVADTMDTLIACSALVKNSIGTTGVLILFLIAALPVVKIFLLMVTLRLCSTVAQPLGEQKLSQAMEDLSTALSLLMACMITTAIMSIITITLFVIAGDWILMMH comes from the coding sequence ATGAAGCGGCGCACAGCAAAAGCCATTTTGATTCTGCTGGTTCTGGGGATGGTACTGCTGCCTCCCCAGAGCGCCGCGGCGGCGCCGGATGCGGGCCTGCGTCAGGACGCGCAGGCGCAATTAGATACGCTTCCGCTGGCTCCGCTGGAGGAATATTGGCAGCAGCTGCCGCCAGAGGCGCAGCAGGCTCTGCCGGAAGGGATCCGTCCCCTGATCGAAGGAGAGATGCAGGGCGGAGCGCAGGATGGAGAAACGGCGCTCGACTTTTTAAAGGACTACGCTTTAAACGCCTGGCCGCAAATGCGCAACTTTTGCGTGCAGCTGATCGCGATCGTGATCCTGTCTGCCGTGGCCAACGCCATGCAAAGCGGGCTGCGTACGGGGCAATCCACCAATCTGGTATCCCTGTGCACGTACGCCTGTGCGATGTGCCTGATTATCGCGCAGATCGCATCCCTTTCGGTAGATACGGCTAAAACGATCGGACAGATCGGCCAATGGATGGAGCTGATCACGCCAGTGCTGACCATCCTGCTGGTTGGGTTGGGCGGTGCGGTGACCAGCGGCATTTTTCAGCCGCTGACGCTGCTATTATCCGGCGGCATCATTCAAACGATCGCCAACCTTGTTTTGCCTTTGACGATGGCCTCCACCGCCGCAACGGTGATCAGCCATTTTGCGCCCAAGGACATGATCAGCAAACTGCCGAAATTGTTGCTTTCGCTGACCAAATGGACCATCGGCATTGTGATGACCGTTTTTCTGGCCGTCATGGCTATCAAAGGGCTGGGCGCAGCCTCAGCGGATGGAATATCGCTGCGGACGGCGCGGTACGCGGCGGGTTCCGCCATTCCGGTAGTAGGCACTATGGTGGCCGATACGATGGATACGCTGATCGCCTGCTCGGCACTGGTCAAAAACTCTATCGGCACTACGGGGGTATTGATTCTATTTTTGATCGCTGCGCTGCCCGTGGTCAAGATATTTTTGCTGATGGTCACCCTGCGGCTATGCAGCACGGTGGCCCAGCCCCTAGGCGAACAGAAGCTCAGCCAGGCGATGGAGGACCTTTCCACCGCGCTGTCGCTGTTGATGGCGTGTATGATCACCACGGCGATCATGAGCATTATCACCATCACCCTGTTCGTCATCGCCGGGGACTGGATACTGATGATGCACTGA
- a CDS encoding SpoIIIAC/SpoIIIAD family protein, which produces MDILKIVGVAMAIAIMAVALHRQDGTWRTLLVLAGGTVLVLLFLPAIEQVLALLRTLGALSEGNGAIFTILLRVLGISYLVEFAAQACEDAGEKGIGSKIVLGGKLAIVVVIAPTLVGLVEQVMGLMT; this is translated from the coding sequence ATGGATATTCTAAAGATCGTAGGGGTAGCTATGGCGATAGCGATTATGGCCGTAGCCCTGCACCGCCAGGACGGCACTTGGCGAACGCTGCTGGTGCTGGCAGGCGGTACCGTGCTGGTATTGCTGTTTCTGCCCGCTATTGAGCAGGTCCTAGCACTGCTGCGCACCCTAGGAGCCCTTTCGGAGGGGAATGGCGCGATTTTTACCATCCTCCTGCGGGTGCTGGGGATTTCCTATCTGGTAGAATTTGCTGCACAGGCCTGCGAGGATGCGGGTGAAAAAGGCATTGGCAGCAAGATCGTTTTGGGCGGCAAGCTGGCGATCGTAGTTGTCATTGCGCCAACGCTGGTAGGGCTGGTCGAACAGGTCATGGGGTTGATGACATGA
- the spoIIIAC gene encoding stage III sporulation protein AC, with protein MNIDLIFKIAAIGILITILNLVLTKAGREEIALMSTLAGLVIVLMMVAQLINELFQSVRTLFQL; from the coding sequence ATGAATATCGATTTGATCTTTAAAATTGCGGCGATCGGCATCCTGATAACGATTTTGAACCTGGTATTGACTAAGGCCGGCCGCGAAGAGATCGCCCTGATGAGCACGCTGGCGGGGCTGGTGATCGTTCTGATGATGGTGGCCCAGCTGATCAACGAATTATTTCAAAGCGTCAGGACCCTGTTCCAACTATAA
- a CDS encoding stage III sporulation protein AB: MRIFCACSMVVLGALGGVLAARRELAGYRVQCCFADFLLFIYEKISYSTEALPEVMEQAARKGPEKLRKFAAEVAKRLDSGALLGRAWSEATRKLADSGEWGSLPKEEIERWNAIGEHLGKTDLALQKQWLDDTQEICRSRAARREDAVMKRRMLFQRLGILLGSVAGIMML, from the coding sequence ATGCGGATTTTCTGCGCCTGCAGCATGGTCGTACTCGGCGCGCTGGGCGGCGTATTGGCCGCTAGACGGGAGCTGGCCGGTTACCGCGTGCAATGTTGTTTTGCAGACTTTTTACTTTTTATTTATGAGAAGATCAGCTATAGTACGGAAGCGCTGCCGGAGGTCATGGAGCAGGCTGCGCGCAAAGGGCCGGAAAAACTGCGCAAATTTGCGGCAGAAGTCGCAAAGCGTTTGGATAGCGGCGCGCTTCTCGGCCGGGCTTGGAGCGAGGCGACCCGCAAACTGGCCGACAGCGGCGAGTGGGGCAGCCTACCTAAAGAGGAGATCGAAAGATGGAACGCGATCGGGGAGCACTTGGGGAAGACCGACCTTGCATTACAAAAGCAGTGGCTGGATGATACGCAGGAGATCTGCCGCAGCCGCGCCGCCCGCCGGGAGGATGCCGTGATGAAGCGCAGGATGCTCTTCCAGCGCCTTGGCATCCTTTTAGGCAGCGTAGCTGGCATCATGATGCTTTAG
- the spoIIIAA gene encoding stage III sporulation protein AA, whose protein sequence is MIALQSDWRVKLEPYLPQAIRSGLARVPETVAQRATEVRVRQGAPVQLRMPAQHGYLSAGGFTTAPDAQTILADGALCQEMIERMSRYSLYALDDALRQGFIPLPGGFRVGLAGRAVVEAGRISRLVDMSSFNIRIPRQIEGASSALIPHVLRGGRIYSTLILSPPGCGKTTLLRDAAAQLSRRGMQVCIVDERSELAAQYKGRPSFDLGFSCDVLDGYPKAQGMMMAIRTLSPDVIVTDELGAMEDIAAVRDAARCGIGVLASVHAGSVEELMHREALSDMLDGGAFSCLAVLGKGSQLGQIVTIQVCGTDGRWLKCGVKEEIV, encoded by the coding sequence ATGATAGCGTTACAGAGCGATTGGCGGGTGAAGTTAGAGCCCTATTTGCCGCAGGCGATCCGTAGCGGTTTAGCGCGGGTTCCCGAAACAGTGGCCCAGCGGGCCACGGAAGTGCGGGTGCGCCAGGGGGCGCCGGTGCAGTTGCGCATGCCCGCACAGCACGGGTATTTGTCGGCGGGCGGATTTACGACCGCGCCGGATGCGCAGACCATCCTGGCGGATGGCGCGCTCTGTCAGGAAATGATTGAACGAATGAGCCGCTACTCGCTTTATGCGCTGGATGACGCCCTTCGCCAGGGCTTTATTCCCTTACCCGGCGGATTCCGCGTAGGACTTGCCGGTAGGGCGGTGGTAGAAGCGGGACGCATCTCGCGGCTTGTAGACATGTCCAGCTTTAACATCCGCATCCCGCGCCAGATCGAAGGGGCCTCATCAGCGCTGATCCCGCATGTTTTGAGGGGCGGGCGCATTTACTCAACGCTGATCCTGTCGCCCCCGGGCTGCGGGAAGACGACACTGCTGCGAGATGCCGCCGCACAGCTCAGCCGCCGGGGTATGCAGGTTTGCATCGTGGATGAGCGGAGCGAGTTAGCGGCGCAATATAAAGGCCGCCCTTCATTTGATCTTGGTTTTAGTTGCGACGTGCTGGATGGCTATCCCAAAGCGCAGGGCATGATGATGGCGATCCGCACGCTGTCGCCGGATGTGATCGTAACCGACGAATTGGGCGCCATGGAGGATATCGCGGCGGTACGGGACGCGGCGCGCTGCGGGATCGGCGTGCTCGCCAGCGTGCACGCCGGTAGCGTGGAAGAGCTGATGCATCGCGAGGCCCTTAGCGACATGCTGGATGGCGGCGCATTTAGCTGCCTGGCGGTTTTGGGTAAAGGGAGCCAGCTGGGACAGATCGTCACCATTCAGGTTTGCGGCACGGACGGAAGGTGGCTCAAATGCGGCGTTAAGGAGGAGATCGTTTGA
- the mutM gene encoding DNA-formamidopyrimidine glycosylase — protein MPELPEVETIKRVLEPQLQGLTIDNVVINRPEVVAHPHGDEFCKLLTGQAFDRIERRGKFLLLLLNSGDRIIIHLRMTGCLLHTPADLPKEKHTHIVFRLNDGKDLRFSDTRRFGRLWLVKKNEIDIYSGIERLGKEPLDSDFSAGYLIAHLGKRKKAIKECLLDQRVIAGIGNIYADEILFAAKINPARPANSLSEKDWMCLAQVIPQQLSYFIEKNEMTPAEYLETKGQNYRNTPFLQVYGRQGEACPACNHTLCRMVIGGRSSTHCPACQK, from the coding sequence ATGCCTGAATTACCGGAAGTGGAAACGATAAAGCGGGTTCTTGAACCGCAGCTTCAAGGGCTTACGATTGACAATGTTGTCATAAACCGTCCAGAAGTGGTCGCCCATCCGCACGGGGATGAATTTTGCAAACTTCTTACCGGACAAGCCTTTGACCGTATAGAGCGCCGGGGCAAATTTCTGCTTTTGCTGCTCAACAGCGGAGACCGCATCATCATCCATTTGCGAATGACGGGCTGTCTGCTGCATACACCCGCGGATTTGCCGAAGGAAAAACATACGCACATTGTTTTTCGGCTAAACGACGGAAAGGATCTGCGTTTCTCGGATACCCGCCGTTTTGGGCGGCTATGGCTGGTGAAAAAGAATGAAATAGATATATACAGCGGGATAGAAAGGCTAGGCAAAGAACCGCTTGATTCGGATTTTTCCGCGGGGTATTTGATCGCTCATCTTGGAAAACGGAAGAAAGCGATTAAAGAGTGCCTGTTGGATCAAAGGGTGATCGCCGGCATAGGCAATATCTATGCCGATGAGATTTTATTTGCTGCGAAAATCAATCCGGCGCGGCCCGCCAACAGCTTATCAGAAAAAGATTGGATGTGCCTTGCTCAGGTCATACCACAGCAACTATCCTACTTTATCGAAAAAAACGAGATGACGCCGGCTGAATACTTAGAAACCAAGGGGCAGAATTACCGAAATACACCGTTTTTGCAGGTTTATGGACGCCAAGGCGAGGCCTGCCCGGCCTGCAACCATACTTTGTGCCGTATGGTTATTGGCGGCAGAAGCAGTACCCATTGCCCCGCCTGTCAAAAATAA
- a CDS encoding radical SAM mobile pair protein B translates to MDSPVIKEIKVKSVLSKSNLPVCEYSVNPYVGCTHGCKYCYASFMKRFTGHTEPWGTFLDIKVWPEIKNPQKYAGKELFIGSVTDPYLPQEEQCGRTRALLEQLQGSGAKLSIATKSDLILRDLDLIKTFPDARVSWSINTLDEAFKNDMDNAVSIERRLAAMEAFYRAGIRTTCFVSPIFPGITDIEAIIQRVKEQCNLIWLENLNLRGSYKAVIMEYIQKNHPWLLTLYQEIYNSGNRSYWEMLDIKLKAYADEIGLEYATNDDSIRRPFDAPPVIVNYFYHEQIKKSARKDGDKHA, encoded by the coding sequence ATGGATTCCCCGGTCATTAAAGAAATTAAAGTTAAAAGTGTTCTCTCCAAATCTAATCTGCCGGTATGCGAATATTCGGTCAACCCTTATGTAGGCTGCACACATGGCTGCAAATACTGCTATGCGTCCTTTATGAAACGGTTTACCGGCCACACAGAGCCGTGGGGGACTTTTTTAGACATAAAAGTTTGGCCGGAAATAAAGAACCCCCAAAAATACGCGGGTAAAGAATTGTTTATCGGGTCCGTCACAGACCCCTATCTGCCGCAGGAGGAACAATGCGGGCGCACCCGCGCTTTGCTGGAGCAGTTGCAGGGCAGCGGCGCAAAACTCAGCATCGCCACCAAAAGCGATCTGATCTTGCGCGACCTGGATTTGATCAAAACTTTTCCCGATGCGCGGGTTTCGTGGTCTATCAATACACTAGACGAGGCCTTCAAAAACGATATGGACAACGCCGTCAGCATCGAGCGGCGGCTTGCAGCCATGGAGGCGTTTTACCGCGCAGGTATCCGCACGACGTGTTTTGTCTCGCCCATTTTTCCCGGCATCACGGATATCGAGGCGATCATCCAGCGTGTGAAAGAACAATGCAATTTAATTTGGCTGGAAAACCTCAATCTGCGCGGCAGCTACAAAGCAGTGATTATGGAGTATATTCAAAAAAACCATCCGTGGTTATTGACCCTTTATCAGGAGATTTACAATAGCGGAAACCGTAGCTACTGGGAAATGTTGGATATAAAGCTGAAGGCTTATGCGGATGAAATTGGTCTGGAATATGCGACCAATGATGACAGCATAAGGCGTCCCTTTGACGCGCCGCCGGTGATCGTCAATTATTTTTATCACGAGCAGATCAAAAAATCAGCCAGAAAAGATGGTGATAAGCATGCCTGA
- a CDS encoding nitroreductase family protein, with protein sequence MEFYEVINQRRTSREWTDREVDFEAIKRILEAGMKAPSGDHYRSWQFIVLHEREDKERAFAYAKDVAKRYVDSNRTYVRPNLAQKMYAYAMPRQYTMLVDCPYVIVPLFKCSRLNAQWVSKLNPLTTAWCVAENIMLAVINEGLGYALRIPLNREHDVVLKTLGAPQGWMTPCFIGVGYPKEDELTLAQYDSKPDGHIHMGGW encoded by the coding sequence ATGGAATTTTATGAGGTTATCAATCAAAGAAGAACTAGCCGGGAGTGGACGGATAGAGAGGTTGATTTTGAAGCAATCAAAAGAATCCTCGAGGCTGGGATGAAGGCTCCTTCCGGGGATCACTACCGGAGCTGGCAGTTTATTGTCCTGCATGAGCGCGAGGATAAGGAGCGGGCTTTTGCCTATGCAAAAGATGTTGCAAAGCGGTATGTAGATAGTAACCGTACCTATGTACGCCCAAATCTAGCACAGAAGATGTACGCTTATGCTATGCCGCGGCAATATACCATGCTGGTCGATTGCCCCTACGTGATCGTTCCGCTGTTCAAATGCAGCAGACTCAATGCCCAATGGGTGAGTAAGCTCAATCCGCTTACAACCGCATGGTGCGTTGCGGAAAATATCATGCTTGCCGTTATAAATGAAGGGCTTGGCTACGCGCTGCGTATTCCGTTGAACAGAGAACACGATGTTGTTTTAAAAACGCTGGGTGCGCCACAGGGATGGATGACCCCTTGCTTCATCGGAGTTGGTTATCCCAAGGAGGACGAGCTGACTTTAGCGCAATATGATAGCAAGCCGGACGGCCATATCCATATGGGAGGTTGGTAG
- a CDS encoding nitroreductase family protein, producing the protein MEFYEVVNKRRSIRQFENKKIPREILERILGAGLKAPSSNHQRRWELITLTEEAAIMELAQFIRPYPCRIQEPKTPQQEMFKIAYPRQRSMVEESACVVLPYFKQKYSFDNDKNGYGLMDYGATWALIENMLLAATAEGIGSVVHIPVKKEPEQIKAFMKVPDSYYLPAMVILGYPSKDALMPSQVKATVENKVHWNKW; encoded by the coding sequence ATGGAATTTTACGAGGTCGTCAACAAGAGAAGAAGTATTCGCCAATTTGAAAATAAAAAAATCCCGCGAGAGATATTGGAACGGATCTTAGGCGCGGGGCTGAAAGCGCCTTCCTCCAACCATCAAAGGCGATGGGAACTGATAACCCTGACGGAGGAGGCTGCCATCATGGAGCTGGCACAATTTATCCGTCCCTATCCCTGCCGGATTCAAGAACCCAAAACGCCGCAGCAGGAGATGTTTAAAATCGCCTATCCGCGCCAGCGCAGCATGGTCGAAGAATCCGCCTGCGTGGTTTTGCCCTACTTCAAACAGAAGTATAGTTTTGACAATGACAAAAATGGCTACGGCTTGATGGATTACGGCGCAACATGGGCGCTCATCGAAAACATGCTTCTGGCAGCTACCGCCGAGGGGATAGGCTCTGTCGTGCATATCCCTGTCAAAAAGGAGCCGGAACAAATCAAAGCGTTTATGAAGGTTCCGGATAGTTATTACCTACCGGCCATGGTAATTCTCGGTTATCCGTCAAAGGATGCGCTGATGCCCTCGCAGGTCAAGGCAACGGTAGAAAATAAAGTTCACTGGAATAAGTGGTAA
- a CDS encoding MarR family winged helix-turn-helix transcriptional regulator produces the protein MTKEDKKNAYLYCKFRDEQFALYDEYAKRHGMLMKTLLVVNVLFYAKDGMTQSEICRRTFHSKQTVNLIIKNLLTERYVTVTEMPENKRNKIVKMTEAGRAHCERVVRHITWAEDTAMAMFTAEEQKQLIDLSRTFTQNLTKLVNQETED, from the coding sequence ATGACCAAAGAAGATAAAAAGAATGCATATTTGTATTGTAAATTCAGAGATGAACAGTTTGCCCTATATGACGAATACGCCAAACGCCATGGGATGCTGATGAAAACTTTGTTGGTCGTAAATGTCCTTTTTTACGCAAAGGACGGGATGACTCAGTCGGAGATTTGCAGGCGAACATTTCATTCTAAGCAAACCGTGAACTTAATCATCAAAAATCTTTTGACAGAGCGCTATGTTACCGTTACGGAAATGCCGGAGAACAAGCGTAACAAAATCGTAAAGATGACAGAGGCGGGGCGAGCGCATTGCGAAAGGGTGGTCCGTCATATCACATGGGCGGAGGACACAGCGATGGCTATGTTTACTGCAGAGGAACAAAAGCAGTTGATTGATCTGTCAAGAACCTTTACCCAAAACCTTACCAAACTGGTAAATCAGGAAACGGAGGATTAA
- a CDS encoding CD1247 N-terminal domain-containing protein, which yields MNTLKEKVAYLQGLAEGLKLDDSSKEGKILLGVLELLSDMSQTVSELEEDVEELEDYVDCIDDDLAALEEDEDDDFVEIVCPHCGETVYFDPDCLDDEDEPLCPSCGKALLEEDEDAQ from the coding sequence ATGAATACTTTAAAAGAAAAGGTCGCTTACCTGCAGGGCCTGGCCGAAGGGCTGAAACTGGATGATAGCTCCAAAGAAGGCAAGATCCTTTTGGGCGTATTGGAACTGCTCAGCGACATGAGCCAGACGGTATCCGAGCTGGAGGAAGATGTAGAAGAACTGGAAGATTACGTGGACTGTATCGATGACGATCTTGCCGCGCTGGAAGAGGATGAGGATGATGATTTCGTAGAGATCGTCTGCCCTCACTGCGGCGAAACGGTTTATTTCGATCCGGATTGCCTGGATGATGAAGATGAGCCGCTGTGCCCCAGCTGCGGGAAAGCCCTGCTGGAGGAAGATGAGGACGCGCAATAA
- the efp gene encoding elongation factor P, with translation MISAGDFRKGLTVEIEGNVYTIVDFQHVKPGKGAAFVRTKIKNVMTGAVLERTFNPSDKMPRAHIETKEMQYLYSDGELYYFMDNETYEQLPLNHSQVEDAIMYVKENMNVTVRFFKGAAFSVEPPNFVELEVTQADPGVRGDTATGATKNAVLETGARINVPLFVNEGDTVRIDTRTGEYMERV, from the coding sequence ATGATTTCTGCTGGTGATTTCAGAAAGGGCCTGACGGTTGAGATCGAGGGTAACGTTTACACCATCGTCGATTTTCAGCACGTTAAGCCGGGGAAGGGCGCGGCATTCGTCCGCACGAAGATCAAAAACGTGATGACGGGCGCCGTTTTGGAGCGCACGTTTAACCCTTCTGATAAAATGCCCCGCGCGCATATCGAGACGAAGGAAATGCAGTATCTGTACAGCGATGGCGAGCTGTATTACTTTATGGATAACGAGACCTACGAGCAGCTGCCCCTGAACCACAGCCAGGTGGAAGATGCGATTATGTATGTTAAAGAGAATATGAACGTGACGGTGCGCTTCTTCAAAGGCGCTGCCTTCTCGGTGGAGCCGCCGAACTTTGTCGAGCTGGAAGTGACCCAGGCCGACCCCGGCGTGCGTGGCGATACGGCTACCGGCGCCACGAAAAACGCCGTGCTGGAGACCGGCGCGCGCATCAACGTTCCTCTATTTGTCAACGAGGGGGATACAGTGCGTATCGATACCCGCACGGGCGAATATATGGAGCGCGTTTAA
- a CDS encoding M24 family metallopeptidase, protein MTRLERFLAQPLFSQFDAALILRREDMRYLSGYTGEGALLISREDKLLITDFRYIVQAEAQAPGWTVTESQRGNTLDTVIDLAREKGYASLGIEESHLTYAGFQQLSKGIGAVRFEDIGNTVEKLRAIKEPQELRAIAKAAQVADMGLRKILDFVKPGMTEKEVQIELAYQCGKLGSEGFGFEFIVASGPNGAMPHAVAGGRKIQPGDLVTIDMGCLVDGYNSDMTRTFAIGNVSDELKKIYDTVLKAQLAALEALGPGKNGKDVDAVARGIIAEAGYGDYFGHALGHGVGLMVHELPRLSPLIDMQLEPGMAVTVEPGIYVPDLGGVRIEDLCIVTQEGYLNLCSTTKELIVL, encoded by the coding sequence TTGACGCGTTTGGAACGCTTTCTGGCGCAACCGCTCTTTTCTCAGTTTGATGCGGCTTTGATCTTGCGTCGGGAGGACATGCGCTACCTTAGCGGTTACACGGGAGAAGGCGCCTTACTCATCTCCAGGGAAGATAAGCTGCTGATAACGGATTTTCGGTATATCGTTCAAGCCGAGGCGCAGGCGCCGGGGTGGACGGTGACCGAAAGCCAGCGCGGGAATACGCTGGATACGGTGATCGACCTGGCCCGAGAAAAGGGATACGCTTCCCTGGGCATTGAAGAAAGCCATCTGACGTATGCGGGCTTTCAGCAATTGTCCAAGGGTATTGGTGCGGTGCGTTTTGAGGATATCGGCAATACTGTTGAAAAGCTGCGCGCGATCAAGGAGCCCCAGGAGCTGCGGGCGATCGCCAAGGCTGCGCAAGTGGCCGATATGGGCCTGCGCAAGATCCTTGATTTTGTCAAGCCTGGCATGACGGAGAAAGAAGTGCAAATCGAGCTGGCCTATCAGTGCGGAAAGTTGGGCAGCGAGGGTTTTGGGTTTGAGTTTATCGTAGCGTCCGGCCCCAATGGGGCGATGCCCCATGCGGTAGCCGGCGGGCGAAAGATACAACCGGGTGATTTGGTGACGATCGATATGGGTTGCCTGGTGGATGGCTATAATTCCGATATGACCCGAACCTTTGCAATAGGAAACGTATCGGACGAGCTGAAAAAGATTTACGATACCGTACTAAAAGCACAGCTTGCAGCGCTTGAAGCACTGGGCCCGGGCAAAAATGGCAAGGACGTAGACGCTGTAGCGCGGGGCATTATAGCCGAGGCGGGATACGGCGATTATTTCGGCCATGCGTTAGGGCATGGCGTGGGCCTGATGGTACACGAATTGCCGCGGCTGTCCCCGCTTATCGATATGCAGCTGGAGCCGGGCATGGCCGTTACGGTAGAGCCTGGGATCTATGTGCCAGATCTGGGCGGCGTACGCATTGAAGACCTGTGCATCGTAACCCAGGAGGGGTACCTGAACTTATGCTCGACAACGAAGGAACTGATCGTTCTATAA